One part of the Enterococcus sp. DIV1094 genome encodes these proteins:
- a CDS encoding pilin N-terminal domain-containing protein, translated as MKRLSNLRISIRSLLLLSVIFSNLLSYGFTSPVFADEGTYQLTVVKYKLSAKELDNGILPSEPSDSLTTEVKGEDGRTLDPFAGISYRLVKVTPSNKQDDPFTEVEGFQPVEITTDASGQATVALPKGLYEVTELSNKGLTVPAKPVVVELPMVTKEGNQIDHLFIYPKSSVVVPSTSTTPPGANPPGSNPPTSETTKTRIPQTSGNIGELWPVYLTLGFTLMIGLIGIMNFQPHKKVNKERRG; from the coding sequence ATGAAACGATTAAGCAACTTACGTATATCTATTCGTTCACTTTTGCTTTTAAGTGTGATTTTCAGCAACTTGCTAAGCTATGGGTTCACCTCCCCTGTATTTGCAGATGAAGGGACTTATCAGCTGACCGTTGTAAAATATAAACTCTCTGCTAAGGAACTAGATAACGGGATATTGCCATCTGAGCCAAGTGATTCATTGACGACAGAGGTGAAAGGTGAAGATGGACGTACCTTAGACCCATTTGCTGGGATAAGTTACCGTCTCGTAAAAGTGACACCAAGTAATAAGCAAGATGATCCTTTTACTGAAGTCGAAGGATTCCAACCAGTCGAAATCACTACTGATGCAAGTGGTCAAGCAACGGTTGCATTGCCAAAGGGATTATATGAAGTCACCGAATTAAGTAATAAAGGGTTGACGGTACCTGCGAAGCCGGTCGTAGTAGAATTGCCAATGGTGACAAAGGAAGGAAATCAAATCGATCACTTGTTTATTTATCCGAAATCCAGTGTGGTTGTGCCATCTACCAGTACAACGCCACCGGGAGCGAATCCGCCGGGTTCAAACCCGCCAACAAGTGAAACGACTAAAACAAGAATCCCGCAAACTAGTGGCAATATCGGAGAGCTATGGCCTGTCTATTTAACATTAGGATTTACTTTGATGATAGGGTTGATTGGAATAATGAACTTCCAACCACACAAAAAAGTAAATAAGGAAAGAAGAGGCTGA